The genomic DNA TCGAGGAACTGGCCCAGCTCACCGCCAACCGCGACCGGCTCCAACACGAGCAGGAACGGCTCCTGCAAGCCCACTACGCCGACGCGATCCCGCTCGCCCTCCTGAAGAGAGAGCAGGACCGCATTCTGGGTGAACTCGACCAAGTCAACCGGCGCATCGACGCCCATCACGGCGAGTACGCCGACGCCCGAGCCCACCTCGACGACGCGCTGAACCTGCTGGCCAACTGTGCCGACATCTACAGCCGGTGCGACGACGCCAACCGGCGCCTATGCAACCAGGCGTTCTTCACCAAGGTCTACATCGACGAAGACGACGAACTCCGCGTCGAGAACAACCGGCCCTTCGAGATGTTGCTGGACCCCGAAATCAACGCCAACGCCCTGACCTGGGCAGAGAACGAAGACAAGGCCCGAACCACCGCCAACGATTCTGTTGGCAAGGGTTCGAGCCTTGTGCGTGGGGTGGACCTCCGTAGAGAGTTTGAGAACCCTTCCTCGGCCCTGGTAACCGTGGCGTCACGCAGGTCGCGTAGCGTCTACAAGGCGGATCGGCGGCCGTTGGAGCCGACTGTGGTGGACTCGCGAGGTCGGATGGTCCGTGCAGTTGGGATGACTCAAACTTTTCTGATCCCCGCTCAAGTAGACGAGCTGGTGGCCCGGTACCAGGCGGGTGCGACGCTTGTTGAGCTGGGTGAGCGGTTCAGTGTTCACCGCCGCACGGTGGCGGCGCATCTTGTCCGCCGGTCTGTCCCTATCCGCGGGCGCGGCCTCGATGAGTCCCATCTCGCCAAGGCGGTCGAACTCTACGCGGATGGTTTGACGCTCATGGAGGTCGGCTCGCGGTTCGGGGTCAGCCAACAGACGGTCAGGCGCGCACTCGCCGCGGAAGGTGTCGTGATCCGACCGGGCGGGCGCCGCGCGCGGGTCAGCGCTTGATGTGCCTGTCGCAAATGGACGAGCGGATCGCGGCGGTCAGAATGTCCGGCAGCATTGCCGTGTCGGCGAGGAGCGCGCTCGCGGTCGGCGGCGTAGACGGTCACGCCTGCGTCGTCGAGGTCTGCAACGACTTGCGAGGAGGCGGGGACGGTGCGGACGAGCCGGTCCAGGCTGGCGACGACCAGCACGCAGACCTCCCTGCCGAGACGTCGGAGAGCGGCCATACCAGCTCCGACCAGGCACCCGTATGGAAACAAGAGAAGCGGCGTGGGGAGGCCGGTCATGTCCTGTGCTGCGCGGCCTCGTTTTGGTGGTCGAGGTGGGCTTGGAGGTGCGACCTAGCCTCGAAACCGCCTGGACAGCTGAGCTTGCGCGTCCAAGCGGCTCATCGCAGGTGCAGCGTGCCGTCACCGGAGTGATGTGACGGGCTTCGGTGGCTGGGTGACGAGATCTGGACTGGCGATTGACTTGGCTTCGGCGAAGGCTTGGACATCCTGCCGATAACTGGCGGCCACGACGGCACCATCGAGAAGCAGCATCCACCGGCGTGCGAGGCGGTCGGCAGGTTCGACGCCTGCCGCGGTCAATAGCTCTGCGAGGTAGCCGGTGACGGCCGCTTTGTGTGCGGCGGCGCGGGCGTGGATCGGGTCAGCGGGGTTGGCGATCTCGGCCATGGTGTTGACGAAGGCGCACCCCCTGAAACGGGTGAGTTCCGCACGCTCGGCGACCGCATCGAACACCGCTAACGGCTCATTCCCCAGTTCAGCGACCCGCGTCCGCAGCCAGGTGCGGTATTCGGCGTCATAGTCGTCGAGCATCGCCGCGACAAGTTCGTCCTTGCCTGCGAAGTGTCGGTAGAACGATGCCCGGCCGACCCCGGACTCCTCAAGGAGTCGCTCAAGACCGACCGCTCGCACGCCCTCGGAGTAGAAGAGCTCCCCGGCCGCCGCCAGGAGCCGCTGCCGCGCTTTGACCGCCATGCCCACCAGAGTAGTGCCACTTGACCCCAGATGGAACCAGTCGGTACCGTTGCAAAGACGGCACCGACTGGTTCTGTTTGACGAGGGAAGGCAGCATCAACCGTGGAAGAGAACGGACAGAAGACCGCCCGCGGAGCACACCGGCTTCCTGCCGGGGTCCTCGTGCTCGCCCTGGGTGTATTCGTCATCGGCACCGGCGAGTTTGTCCTGGCCGGCCTGATCCCGCTGCTCGCCGCTGACTTCGCCCTGAGCTATGGTGCGGCGGGACAGGTGGTGACCGTCTTCGCTCTCACGTGTGCGCTCGCCGCTCCGATCATGACCACGGTGACCGCAAAGTGGCCTCGCAAGCACGTGCTGCTGACCGCTGGTGTGGTGTACCTGGTCGGTGCCGTCGCCACCGCCCTGGCACCGACCTTCGGGTTCTTGCTGGCTGGGCAGATCGTCGCGGCAGTGGGCACCGGCCTGTTCATCCCCAACGCGTCGGTCACCGCCGCGGGGCTGGTCGCCAAGGATGCCGGTGGGCGAGCGATCGCAGCGGTGGTCACCGGGTTCACTCTCGCAGTCGCCTTCGGGGCACCCGCTGGCACCGCGATCGGCGCGCTGTACGGCTGGCGGATCACGATGTGGCTGGCTGCCGGTGTCGCCGTGCTCGGCGTGATCGGCGTGGCAGCACTCATCCCCCGTTCCGTCGGCGTCGCCGACACGGGCGGTGGGCTTCGACAGCGACTGGCACCGCTGCGCGACCGCCGCGTGCTGGCGCTGCTGGCCACCACTCTGGTGGCCTTCACTGCCGTCTACATCCCCTACACCTACATCGGTGCGATCTTCGCCCCGGCGACCAACGGTGACGGGGTACGGCTCGGGCTCCTGATGACCACATTGGGCGTCACCGGCGCCATCGGCAACCTCGCGGCGGGGCGTCTGGTCGACCGGCAAGGCGGCTCATTGGTCGTGTTCTTCGCGTTGCTGTGGTTGATCCTCAGCTTCGCCATCATCGCACTCACCCACACCGTCTACGCCTGGTCACTCGCCGCAATCGGGTTCTACGGCATCGCAGCATTCGCCATCACCACCCCACAACAGCACCGTCTCATTTCTCACGACCCCGATAAGGCCTCGGTGGTGCTGTCGTTGAATCAGGCCGTCCTCTACCTCGCCATCGGTGTCTCGGGAATCGTCGGCGCAGCCGGCATCGAGATGGTGGGGACCGACCATGTGGCCTGGATCGCGGCGGCGCTCGCCATCCTCGCCATCGCCCTCTCGACACTGGGACGACCGCGGACCCCAGATCCAGGTCATCACGCACCTCTCGCCGACCACGACACCGGTACTCCTGCATCAGCATCACCGCACTTAACTTCTGACTCCGACAGCCGGAAAAACCCATAGGGCATGGTTCCTGTGCGCCTTCGGTAGAGCTGGCGGCATAGGGAGGCGAGGTGGGACGCCGTCGGAATGGCCGCCGGTTCGCTCCCATCCTCGCGCGAACGCACACGATCCACAGCGCAACTGGACCGGTTGCCTGCGACTGCGTGAAACTCATCTTCATCCGCGCAGGCTCGGCAATCCTGCTCAGCGAGTTCGGGGAGAGGCCCGTCAATATCGGCGATGTCGTGGTGCGGGGCGCAAATACGCTGTGCGGCAGCGAGCCGGAAGGCTCGATCACGGTCACCACGCTCTACCTGGACCGCGATTATGTGATCGACCAGGTGTTCTGGCAGCACGCGGCGCTGCTCTCCGATCGGCTCGATGCGCAGGACTTCGCAGGCGACCTGTATTCCGAACCCGCCCAGATACTCCACCTCGGCCAAGATCGGGCTGGGATGCTGATGCCCTGGCTCGACGAGCTTGTCGCGCTCAGCCTCGATGGGCCATCACCGGAGCGCTTCTGCCGGCTCCAAGCACTACTCTTCGCCGTGCTCGACGTGGTGAGGCCGTACGTGAGGACGACTCCGAAGCGGAGGTCTCCCACCCAACGGAGGGCCACTCACCCCGGTACTCCATCACTTCGCAAGTTCGCACCGTTGCGTGCCGAGGCACGGCAAGCCGTCGAGCTGCTCCGCGGTGCACCCGATCGGCGGTGGACGCTCCAGGAGCTTGCTGCCGCCGTGCACCTGTCGTCATCCCAGCTCGGCCGCGTGTTCGTCGATGCCTACGGCAAGACCCCCATCACGTACTTGATGACGCTCCGAGCCGAGCACCTGGCACGACTGCTGCGCGAGACCGACATTCCTATCGAGCAAGCGATGCGTGAGGTCGGCTGGCACAGCCGAGGTCACGCGGCCCGAATGTTCTGTCAGGCGGTCGGCGTCACGCCCATCCTCTATCGACAACTCAGCCGGTAGCAGAACGGTCTTGCCTGACACGAAACCACACCTGGTTTCCATGACCGTCTCGATGCGGGTGATGAGCACGGGTGTGACGACTACAAGTACCTGCTCCGCAGCCGCTACAACGCGGAGGAAGGTACGCCGTAGGGGAGCGAAAGTAGCTGCGTCTGCTGCTGGCTCTTTTGCGCGGATCACCTCTGTCGCTGGTGCGCGCGGGCTCGGATAGCCTTGAGACCATGAGTGTTTCGGACGTCATCATCCTCACCGGTCCTCCTGGGGCTGGGAAGTCGACGACGGCTCGCGCGCTCGCTGCCTCGTATCCTTGGTCGGTGCATCTGCACACGGATGACTTCTGGCACTTCATCGCCTCTGGCGCGATCCCGCCGTACCTGCCCGAGTCCGACAGTCAGAACCAGACAGTCATGCAGGTCATTCGCGGCGCAGCGTCGATCTATGCCGCGGGCGGGTTCCTGACCATCATCGACGGGATCATCGGCCCGTGGATGCTTGGCCACTTCCGCGACACGGAGCAAACCCTGGACCCGTCGCGTGTGCACTACGTGGTGCTACGTCCTTCCCGTGACGAGACGCTCCGGCGTGCTCAAAGCAGGACGACGCCAGACGCGCTCGTCGACGAGAAGCCGATCGTCTCACTGTGGGCCCAGTTCTCCGACCTGGGCGAGCTGGAAGACCATGTAATCGACACGACGAAGCAGGAATTACCCGAGACGCTGGTGGCAGTACGGAGTGCGATCGCAGACAAGCGCTTCATCTTGAGTGCGGCCTCTCTAAATTGAAGCATCGGGGGCTACCACTGCCAATTTCGTGCCGGATAACAGTGTCGGAGAGAGTACAAGCACGTCGGTCGAAATCCACCGGCTGACCCGGCGCGGCGAGTTCCGCGGTCTCGGCGCGAACTGGCTGTGGAAGCGGACCCATGCCGACGGGGTGACCACGGAAGAGTGCACCTGACTTGCATGACGGTCTCCATGCGGGTGATGTCGGCCGGTGATGGCTACAAGTATCTGCTCCGTAGCGTCGCCGCAGCCGATGGCGACCGCTCGCTGTCGACCCCTCTGACGCGCTACTACGCGGAGCAAGGAACACCGTAGGGAAGCAAAGGTAGCTCCGTCTCGATCGCTTGGTTCTGCTGTTCTCAATCTACCGTGAACGCGGGTGCAGTGTTCAGCCTGCGCCCCGGGTCTCTAGCTTCTCGGCCAGAGCCGTACTGGACGACGTGGAGTTGAACTCGCACTGACACGCGGCAACCGGCCAGTGGCGTTCAGCTTGCGTCGGCGAGGCGAGTGGTCGGGGGGGTGCCGTGTCGGTTGCGTGCGCGACGCCATGCGACGGCTTCCTGGACACGGGCGCGGACCAGGAGGACGAGGCTGACCGGACCCATGATGATGAACTTCATCGCGTTCCACACCGACCAGAGCACGACCAGATGCAGCCAGCCTGGGGCGCCTTGGTCGAGGGCATTCGTACAGATGCTCGCGATCAGCAGGTAGGGAACTGCGAGGAGCATCGTGGGGATGCCCCATCTCAGGTTGGGTCGGCGTCGGATCGCGTCGAGCAGCCGGTTGGTGGACATGTAGCGGCGCAGGTAGTAGCGGGTGTGGGCGCTGAGCGTCCAGATCAGGCGGATCATGGCGGGCCTCTCGTCACACGTGTCTCTCCGTCGAGGAGGCAGTACGTGTATGAGCGCCCAAGCTGGGCTGTCCCGAAGGACCCGCAATCGAGGAGGACCTGCCTCGAGTTCCACTGTACGCCGGTGCGCCGACAGACGTAACCCCGTGCTATCTCATGCGCGAGTGTCCGACGCCGCGGGAAGGAAGTGATGTCGTGGGCCGGCTGGTGCGTGCAGGCAGGGCGATGAGGTGGGTTCCTGAAACAGGGGCCTCTGCCTGTTGGAGGTGGAGGCCGATCATGTTGACGAGTGTCGCGGCGACGGCTGCGAGGTCTGCGGCCGAGCCGTGGAAGGTGGTGACGTCGTTCAGATGCTCGGTAAGAGCGTGTTGCTGAATGTCGGTGTCACCGCGAGTTACGCGGTTGGCGTCTCGTCGAGGTCGACCTGGAACGCTTCTTCGAGCTGACGCTGACCTGTCCTAGTGAGGGTGAGGGTGAGGGCCCGAGGCTGCTTGGCGGGTTCAACCCACCCGTGTTCCTCGAAATTGCTCTTAAAGTATGCACCCCTCGCAGCTTCCGCCGGCCTGTTCAACCGGGCTTCGTCATCGGAGTATGTTCGCTCGTGCGATTTCGGACGCGACGGTCGGCAGCGAGGGAGACCATAGCTACGGCGAGGGCGGCCAGCGCCAACAGGGCTCCGATCCAGCTCGGGGCGAGGAGGCCGGCTCCGGCGGAGATGCCGAGCCCGCCGAGCCACGGCCCGAGCGCGTTGCCCAGGTTGAACGGGGAGATGTTGCTGGTGCTGGCCAGCGTCGGTGCGTGTTCTGTTAGGTTCATCACGCGGGTCTGCAGGGCAGGGTTGATCACGAACGCTCCGACGCCGAAGAGGGCGAGGGTTGCCACCATCGCTGGTCGGTGGCCGGCGGTGAGCGTGAAGGCGGCCAGGATTGCCGCGAGTCCGGTCAGGCCGACGCACAGGGTGGCCATCAGGGACCGGTCGGCGAGTCGGCCGCCGACGAGACTGCCGATGAAGGTGCCGACGCCGAACAGGCCGAGCAGTGGAGCCACCCAGCCGGGGGCGAAGCCGGTGACGTCGGTGAGCAATGGCGCGATGTAGGTGTAGGCGGTGTACAGGCCGGCCTGGGACAGCATCGTGGTGGCCAGGGCCAGCCACACGCGGGTGTTGGCGACCGCGGACAGCTCCCGGTGCAGGTCCAGGCCACCGGTTCGGTCTGGCAGTCTCGGCACGAGTGCGGCCACGCCGATCAGATCGAGGACGCCGAGGATCGCGACCGCGCCGAAAGCAGCCCGCCACCCCATCTGTTGGCCGAGGAAGGTGCCCAGCGGCACCCCGGCGATCGTGGCGATCGTCAGTCCGCCGAACATGATCGAGATGGCCCGCGCCCGCCGTTCGGATTCGACGAGATCGGATGCGAGGACTGCCCCGATGCCGAAGAACGCACCGTGCGCGACCGCGGTCACCACCCGGGCGGCCATCAGCATCTCGAACGAGCCGGCGAGCGTGGCGACCACCTCGCCGGCGATGAAGATCACCAGCAAGCCGATCAGGGCGGACTTGCGGGGGATGCGGGTGGTGGCGGCGGTGATCAAGGGCGCACCGATGACCACGCCGAGGGCGAACACCGAGATCAGCCAACCCGCCTGGGAAGCCGGCACGCCGAACTCGGCGGACAGCTCGGGCAGCAGCCCAGCCACCATGAACTCCGTGGTGCCCAGGCTGAACACGGTCAGCCCGAGAACGAACACCGCCAACGGCATCACAGATCCCTCCCTTCATCCAGACCGATCTGTGGACGATCGAGTGCGGTCAGCCCGGCCGCAGCGACGTGGACGTCGTCGCTCCAGTGACCCCCGGAGACGCCGATCGCGCCGACCACCTCGTCGTCGATCACGATGGGCAGCCCGCCGCCCATGGGCACCAGCCGGTCGATGCCCGTCGGCGCGCCAGCGGCCAGCACGGCGTCGGAGGCCAGTGCCTTCGACCACTGCTCGGTCGACATCTGCGACGCGGCGGCAGTGTAGGCCTTGTCCTGGGCCACCTGCACCGCGTTGAGTTTCGCGCCGTCCTGACGCACGAACCCCTTCAGCACGCCCGCCTGGTCGACCACTGCGATCGCGAACCGCAGCTGACCGTCGGCCACCGCGGCATCATCGGCGGCAGCGATGATCCGCTGCGCCAACCCGGCGCTGACCGTTGAGATCCTCTCCACGTCGCTCACGTTCCTGGCTCCTCTCCATCCGGCGGGACCCGCCCGCCACGACTTGGTAGTTCCATGTGAAACGACTAGACTAGGCACATGATTCCACATGGAACAACCCCACTCGAAGAACCGCGCAGCCAGGCAGGCGAGGAACTGAGCGCGAGCGAGCTGGCCGCCTGGCGGGGGATGCTGCGGTTGACGCATCGGCTCCGCCGGGAACTTGGCGAGGAACTCACCGCCCGACATGACCTGTCGATGGCCGACTACGACGTGCTCGTCGCCCTGGCCGCCGCGCCACGCCGGTCGATGCGGATGGCTGAACTCGCCGAGACCGTCCTACAGCCGCGCAGCAGCCTCACCCGGATCGTCGGCTCCCTCGAAGCCCGCCGACTCGTCGAGCGCTCACACGTCGAAGGCGACGCCCGTGGATCGTCCGCCACACTCACCCCCGAAGGCGTCCGGCAGTTCGGACGCGCCCACCGCACCCACATTGCAGGCATCCGCAGCCGCTTCCTCGAGCACCTGACCACCGACCAACTCGATACTCTCGCCGCCGCCTGGACGTGTGTGGACCCCGACGTCGTGGATGGGTGAGGCGAGTTGGGTCTGCCAGAGGTCACATGCAGCACATCGCCACCGTGACCGGTGGGAGTGGCCGAGGTTCGTGCCGGACCGCAACGAGGTGGGCCGTGGGAGCTGTGGCTGATCCTCAGCTTCGCCTTCATCGCCTTCACCCACACCGTTTACGCCTGGTCGCTGGCCGCAATAGGGTTCTATGGTCTCGCAGCATTCGCCATCACCACCCCACAACGGCACCGTCTCATCTCCCACGACCCGGATAAGGCCTCGGTAGTGCTGTCGTTGAACCAGGCCGTCCCCTGTCTGGCCATCGGTGCACGCTGGCTGGCAGCGGCCGTGGATGCGCCAGCCTCCGCCGTCGGGGACACGGCCGACCTTCTTCACGTCGACGTGGACCATGTGCCCTCCCATCGAGCAATGATCTTGCGGGCTCGCGGTTCAGGTCCACGCTGGGATCAACGAGCCGCCGACAGCTGAGTCCGAGCGCTGCGAGGTGGCGGCTCACTGTACGGCGGCCGATCGGTACACCCTCTGCGCGGGGTTCAAAGGTGATCCGGCCCGCCGACCACTTGTGGTCACGTCGCATCTGCTCTATCCGCACCACGACGTTGCCTGGTGTGGCGTGAGGCTGATGCCTGGGCGTGGAAGGGCGGTCGCGCAGCCCGAGCTCGCCGCAGCGACGATATCGGTTGACCCAGTTACTGGCACATGCCCGGGAGATGCCCATCTCGGTGGCGATTGGGCGGCTCCGACAGCGCTCGATGAGACGTCGACACCCCTTCGATGGATAGCGGTGAATTGGAATGTGGCATTGACTTGCTCTCTGTAAACGACGAGGCCACCCGGCCAGGTGCGGCCAGGCGCACCCCCTCAAGGGACAAGGCTGGTGGGCTGACTACCGGAGCGGGATCTCGACGCCGCGCTCGCTCTCTGGTCGCGGGCCGAAGACTCGCCGGTCTACCTCATCGATCTGCACGTCGTTGATGCTGGCCTCGCGTCGTTTCATCAGGCCTTCGGTGCTGAACTGCCACAATTCGTTGCCGTAGCTGCGCCACCACTGCCCCGTCGCGTCGTGCCACTCGTACTGGAAACGCACGGCGATGCGGTTCTCGCGGTATCCCCACAGGCTCTTGCGCAGGGCGTAGTCGAGCTCGCGCTCCCACTTGCTGGTCAGGAATTGGATGATCTCCTCACGACCGGTGACGAACACGTCGCGGTTACGCCACGCCGAGTCGGGCGTGTAGGCCATGGCGACGCGCTGCGGGTCGCGCGTGTTCCAGGCGTCCTCGGCTGCCTGCACCTTCTGCAGTGCGGCTTCTGCAGTGAACGGAGGAAACGGAGGAAACGGCGGGCGTGGTTCGTTCATGATCCCTTCCTTGTAAAGAACGGGCGTTCTCTACACTTGTTCGGCTATCGTAGGGAACGCCCGTTCTCAACGTCAAGAAGGACTCCCGCGCCAGCGCCGATCAGCGAAGAACAGAAGACCCACAGCCGCGCCGCGCTCCTGGACGCCGCCGAAGCGCTCTTCTATGAACGTGGCATCCAGGCGGTCGGTATGGATGCCATCCGCACCGCCGCAGGGATACCCCTGAAGCGGATCTATGGAATGTTCTCAACGAAAGAAGACCTGGTCGTTGCGGTGCTGCAGCAACGAGATCGCCGCTGGCGAGCCAGCCTGACCGCATATGTGGAGCAGCACGAGGATCCCCGCGAACGGGTGCTGTCGATCTTCGACTGGCTTGAGCGATGGTTCGCCGATCCTGACTATCGCGGCTGCGCGTGGATCAACGCATACGGCGAACTGGGCTCCACCTCACCTGCGATCCTCGCCGAAGTGCGTGCACACAAGCAGGCCTTCCACGAACAGATCACAAAATGGGTCGAGGCTGCCACGAACGTGCCAGCAGAACCCGTGAGCCTGCTTGCTGAAGGCGCGATCGTCACCGCCGCGATCACTGGAGACCCGAAGGCCGCCCGACCCGCCCGGGCCGCCACCGAAGCCCTCATCAACTGAGTGTCAACAAGGTCTCGTCCCACAACATTTGTTGCGGGGCAGGAGGTTGTTGACGCCTGGCCCGCGGCGACCAGGCTCCGTGCCCGGGAGCACATAGCCCAGTCGCGGTGCCGGCTTGAAGGTGCTCGCTGTAGACGCCGACCTTCCATTCGATCAGCGAGCGGCATTCTTCGAGCGCGTGGATCTGGGCCTCGATGCGTTGGCGGTGTTCGTCGAGGAGCTTGACACTTGACAGTACATCAGTTCCTGCCCGCACGGGCGCACAGTCCGGTCGCGGCCTGGATCGAGAAACACCAGGCCCTCATGTCGTTCACTGCACAGGCGCCGGTTTTGGCGCGTGAACAGGTCGGCACTCACGATTCGGCCACCGTTTCTCGGCCACACCGCACGCTGATACCAGTGCCGCAATCGGAGGTCACACGGACCGAGCAAAGCCTGCTTGGCGCGTGCGACGTCTTAACCGCTCGACGATGTCACCGACGGCACTCATGCTGTCGGTGGCCATCAGGCTCGTTGAGGGATCATTCGGTGTGGACCATGCCTGCTGCGCGGCAACCCAGGTACCGATCGGCGGCGTTCGTCGTGAGTTGCCGTGCTTCCGGGTGTGGCTACTCCTTCGTTACGAGGACCTGCCGCCGAGGACGACGCGACTCGCCGTGCGACGGCAGGTCACACCACGCGACTGCAAACTACATGATTTCGCTGTTGTTCCTCAATCTGAGAAGTCGGTGATTGAACCGATTCCGTTCCTGGTGGCCCAATCGCTGATCCACGCCAAGATCGGCAGATCCCAGAGATAGGGTGCGGCCAGTTCGAACACAACGGTGTCCGACTGCGATCGGCGTGCCGGTACATTTCCGAGGATGACCTCGGCAAGCTCCACTGCGTCCGGCGGTGTCTGTGGCGGACCTTGCCGGAGGAATCCGCTGGAGAAGCCGTGCGCAACGAGTTCCGGTCGCTGGGCTGTCGGGACAGCGAGACGCGCGCCGAGCGGCATGAGGTTCATGCCCGCCGCGGTCATGCTGACGAATACCGCGCCGTGGCGAACCACTGTCGGATCGGGGAGGGCCGGCTCCCCGGGGGTGTAGCGGCCAGCAGCGGTGATCACGTCGGCGTCGGCGACCGCTGCGTCGCCGGTATCGGTCGCGGTCGCGGTCACCCCCAGACGCTGCGTGATCTCGTCGGCAAACGCCTCTCGATTCTTCTTGGTCGGGCTCCAGACCTTGACAGTTTTCAGGTGGGGCATCACCCGTGCGAGCGTGCTCGCGTGACTGCGAGCCTGGGCTCCGCTCCCGAGCACCGCCAGGGTGTCGGCCCCCTCCGGCGCGAGGTGGCGAACCCCCACCGCCGCAGGGACGGAGGTCCGCAAGTCGTTGAGGTCGTCGAGCGAGATCACACTCTCGATCTCCCCGGTCACCCCGCTGATCTGAATGCCGATCCGGGCGTTGCGACGAGTTCCCTCATACTTTCTCGGAAAGATCCGAAGACTGGCCCCGTCCGTCGAACAAGCAGCGAACTGGCTGGCCAACTCATCGCCGTTCGGCAGCCCCAGGC from Brachybacterium sacelli includes the following:
- a CDS encoding recombinase zinc beta ribbon domain-containing protein; the protein is MLTAHKSAVEATQIHDHYLKGTIHCGQCGSRLIVSNAKNRHGNVYCYFVCSGRHSQRTTCDRSAILIADIEKLIEDYYQRIQITPAQHEGLAGMLHHEFDQLMSAEVEELAQLTANRDRLQHEQERLLQAHYADAIPLALLKREQDRILGELDQVNRRIDAHHGEYADARAHLDDALNLLANCADIYSRCDDANRRLCNQAFFTKVYIDEDDELRVENNRPFEMLLDPEINANALTWAENEDKARTTANDSVGKGSSLVRGVDLRREFENPSSALVTVASRRSRSVYKADRRPLEPTVVDSRGRMVRAVGMTQTFLIPAQVDELVARYQAGATLVELGERFSVHRRTVAAHLVRRSVPIRGRGLDESHLAKAVELYADGLTLMEVGSRFGVSQQTVRRALAAEGVVIRPGGRRARVSA
- a CDS encoding TetR/AcrR family transcriptional regulator, with amino-acid sequence MAVKARQRLLAAAGELFYSEGVRAVGLERLLEESGVGRASFYRHFAGKDELVAAMLDDYDAEYRTWLRTRVAELGNEPLAVFDAVAERAELTRFRGCAFVNTMAEIANPADPIHARAAAHKAAVTGYLAELLTAAGVEPADRLARRWMLLLDGAVVAASYRQDVQAFAEAKSIASPDLVTQPPKPVTSLR
- a CDS encoding MFS transporter, whose amino-acid sequence is MEENGQKTARGAHRLPAGVLVLALGVFVIGTGEFVLAGLIPLLAADFALSYGAAGQVVTVFALTCALAAPIMTTVTAKWPRKHVLLTAGVVYLVGAVATALAPTFGFLLAGQIVAAVGTGLFIPNASVTAAGLVAKDAGGRAIAAVVTGFTLAVAFGAPAGTAIGALYGWRITMWLAAGVAVLGVIGVAALIPRSVGVADTGGGLRQRLAPLRDRRVLALLATTLVAFTAVYIPYTYIGAIFAPATNGDGVRLGLLMTTLGVTGAIGNLAAGRLVDRQGGSLVVFFALLWLILSFAIIALTHTVYAWSLAAIGFYGIAAFAITTPQQHRLISHDPDKASVVLSLNQAVLYLAIGVSGIVGAAGIEMVGTDHVAWIAAALAILAIALSTLGRPRTPDPGHHAPLADHDTGTPASASPHLTSDSDSRKNP
- a CDS encoding helix-turn-helix transcriptional regulator; translated protein: MLARTHTIHSATGPVACDCVKLIFIRAGSAILLSEFGERPVNIGDVVVRGANTLCGSEPEGSITVTTLYLDRDYVIDQVFWQHAALLSDRLDAQDFAGDLYSEPAQILHLGQDRAGMLMPWLDELVALSLDGPSPERFCRLQALLFAVLDVVRPYVRTTPKRRSPTQRRATHPGTPSLRKFAPLRAEARQAVELLRGAPDRRWTLQELAAAVHLSSSQLGRVFVDAYGKTPITYLMTLRAEHLARLLRETDIPIEQAMREVGWHSRGHAARMFCQAVGVTPILYRQLSR
- a CDS encoding AAA family ATPase, coding for MSVSDVIILTGPPGAGKSTTARALAASYPWSVHLHTDDFWHFIASGAIPPYLPESDSQNQTVMQVIRGAASIYAAGGFLTIIDGIIGPWMLGHFRDTEQTLDPSRVHYVVLRPSRDETLRRAQSRTTPDALVDEKPIVSLWAQFSDLGELEDHVIDTTKQELPETLVAVRSAIADKRFILSAASLN
- a CDS encoding sulfate permease, translating into MIRLIWTLSAHTRYYLRRYMSTNRLLDAIRRRPNLRWGIPTMLLAVPYLLIASICTNALDQGAPGWLHLVVLWSVWNAMKFIIMGPVSLVLLVRARVQEAVAWRRARNRHGTPPTTRLADAS
- a CDS encoding Cmx/CmrA family chloramphenicol efflux MFS transporter translates to MPLAVFVLGLTVFSLGTTEFMVAGLLPELSAEFGVPASQAGWLISVFALGVVIGAPLITAATTRIPRKSALIGLLVIFIAGEVVATLAGSFEMLMAARVVTAVAHGAFFGIGAVLASDLVESERRARAISIMFGGLTIATIAGVPLGTFLGQQMGWRAAFGAVAILGVLDLIGVAALVPRLPDRTGGLDLHRELSAVANTRVWLALATTMLSQAGLYTAYTYIAPLLTDVTGFAPGWVAPLLGLFGVGTFIGSLVGGRLADRSLMATLCVGLTGLAAILAAFTLTAGHRPAMVATLALFGVGAFVINPALQTRVMNLTEHAPTLASTSNISPFNLGNALGPWLGGLGISAGAGLLAPSWIGALLALAALAVAMVSLAADRRVRNRTSEHTPMTKPG
- a CDS encoding GlcG/HbpS family heme-binding protein encodes the protein MSDVERISTVSAGLAQRIIAAADDAAVADGQLRFAIAVVDQAGVLKGFVRQDGAKLNAVQVAQDKAYTAAASQMSTEQWSKALASDAVLAAGAPTGIDRLVPMGGGLPIVIDDEVVGAIGVSGGHWSDDVHVAAAGLTALDRPQIGLDEGRDL
- a CDS encoding MarR family winged helix-turn-helix transcriptional regulator; the encoded protein is MIPHGTTPLEEPRSQAGEELSASELAAWRGMLRLTHRLRRELGEELTARHDLSMADYDVLVALAAAPRRSMRMAELAETVLQPRSSLTRIVGSLEARRLVERSHVEGDARGSSATLTPEGVRQFGRAHRTHIAGIRSRFLEHLTTDQLDTLAAAWTCVDPDVVDG
- a CDS encoding nuclear transport factor 2 family protein produces the protein MNEPRPPFPPFPPFTAEAALQKVQAAEDAWNTRDPQRVAMAYTPDSAWRNRDVFVTGREEIIQFLTSKWERELDYALRKSLWGYRENRIAVRFQYEWHDATGQWWRSYGNELWQFSTEGLMKRREASINDVQIDEVDRRVFGPRPESERGVEIPLR
- a CDS encoding TetR/AcrR family transcriptional regulator, which produces MFGYRRERPFSTSRRTPAPAPISEEQKTHSRAALLDAAEALFYERGIQAVGMDAIRTAAGIPLKRIYGMFSTKEDLVVAVLQQRDRRWRASLTAYVEQHEDPRERVLSIFDWLERWFADPDYRGCAWINAYGELGSTSPAILAEVRAHKQAFHEQITKWVEAATNVPAEPVSLLAEGAIVTAAITGDPKAARPARAATEALIN